One Longimicrobiales bacterium DNA window includes the following coding sequences:
- a CDS encoding FtsX-like permease family protein — protein sequence MTWFQAARASGFSGLSLDLKLGFRMLVKYPGLTLVGGLAMAFGIWFGAVTFQMFGLVTSTKLPLPDGDRIVKIQNWDSKELEDEDRVLYDYQLWRSARSITDLGAYRDASANLVGADGSAQPAVAAEVTASAFRIAPERALLGRVLDESDERAGAAPVVLLGHEMWTRRFNHDPLIVGRDVQIGNSFATVVGVMPEGYAFPVAHELWLPLRTDVAGVEPRSGAAITVFGRLAPDMTFENAQAELTAIGERLAAEHPTTHAQLQPHVIPYAQTSVQNAGMNVVMALAYFFVLALVVVVCSTVALLLFARAASRESEILVRSALGASRRRIMIQLFAEALVLAGVATVVGLGAAQLALTRWGEPYLEMNMGLLPFWYDFNLSPRTIGYAIALAVIGAVVAGVMPARKITRGLGARLRAGTAGGGGVSFGGVWTAVIVTQVALTVMLPSVAMIVRGESNRIMSYDVGFPMQEYLGVSLGIDSPEETPTPETIAAENARVSTSLEALRRRLEAEPDVAGVTFVDALPLDGHVHRRLEVEALPENPSSVVTTAVIDPSYFAVLQAPIIWGRAFSGADLSPDAHVVIVDQGFVDLVMGGRNPVGHRVRFRSSQTSDTSAVQQPWYEIVGLVKELGMGSAAQSQRPAGVYLPAVPGSQGALNLIVHGRGDPLALAPRVRQLATAVDPAIRVEQMTRLDQVVTPLLWFLGLWMKIIIGLTAVTLLLSLSGIYAVLSYIVARRTREIGVRVALGATARRVITAIFRRPLIQVAMGVIAGSGLIALASVGIQNTTQFSGTETGGLTPAGVALLIGYAILMLGVCMLACVVPTLRVLRLQPTEALRAD from the coding sequence ATGACGTGGTTCCAGGCCGCCCGCGCCAGCGGGTTCAGCGGACTGTCACTCGACCTGAAGCTGGGCTTCCGCATGCTCGTGAAATACCCCGGGCTCACCCTCGTCGGTGGCCTGGCGATGGCGTTCGGCATCTGGTTCGGAGCCGTCACCTTCCAGATGTTCGGCCTCGTGACGAGCACGAAACTGCCGCTCCCGGACGGCGATCGCATCGTGAAGATCCAGAACTGGGATTCGAAGGAGCTCGAGGACGAGGATCGGGTGCTGTACGACTACCAGCTCTGGCGCTCCGCGCGGTCGATCACGGACCTCGGTGCCTATCGCGACGCGAGCGCCAACCTGGTAGGCGCGGACGGCAGCGCGCAGCCCGCGGTGGCGGCGGAGGTCACGGCGTCCGCGTTCCGCATTGCTCCTGAGCGTGCGCTGCTCGGCCGTGTACTCGACGAATCGGATGAACGCGCGGGCGCGGCGCCCGTGGTGCTGCTCGGCCACGAGATGTGGACGCGGCGATTCAATCACGACCCACTGATCGTCGGACGCGACGTGCAGATCGGAAACAGCTTCGCGACGGTAGTCGGTGTGATGCCGGAAGGGTATGCGTTTCCCGTAGCGCACGAGCTCTGGCTGCCGCTGCGCACGGATGTCGCTGGCGTTGAGCCGCGGAGCGGCGCCGCCATCACGGTCTTCGGCCGACTCGCTCCCGACATGACGTTCGAGAACGCGCAGGCGGAGCTGACGGCGATCGGCGAGCGGCTCGCCGCGGAACATCCGACTACGCACGCCCAGCTCCAGCCGCACGTGATCCCGTACGCGCAGACGTCGGTACAGAACGCCGGCATGAACGTGGTGATGGCGCTGGCCTACTTCTTCGTCCTCGCGCTCGTCGTGGTGGTGTGCAGCACGGTGGCACTGCTCCTGTTCGCGCGTGCGGCTTCGCGGGAGTCGGAGATTCTAGTTCGCAGCGCGCTGGGCGCGAGCCGTCGACGCATCATGATACAACTCTTCGCTGAGGCACTGGTGCTCGCCGGCGTCGCCACGGTGGTTGGGCTGGGTGCGGCGCAGCTGGCGCTGACGCGCTGGGGCGAGCCATATCTTGAGATGAACATGGGGCTGCTGCCCTTCTGGTACGACTTCAATCTGTCGCCGAGGACGATCGGATACGCGATCGCGCTCGCGGTCATCGGGGCGGTGGTGGCAGGGGTGATGCCGGCGCGGAAGATCACACGCGGGCTGGGGGCGCGGCTTCGCGCGGGAACCGCCGGCGGTGGTGGCGTGAGCTTCGGCGGCGTATGGACGGCGGTCATCGTCACGCAGGTCGCGCTCACCGTCATGTTGCCGTCGGTCGCGATGATCGTGCGCGGCGAGAGCAACCGTATCATGTCGTACGATGTCGGTTTTCCCATGCAGGAGTACCTCGGCGTGAGCCTCGGCATCGACAGTCCGGAGGAAACGCCGACACCCGAGACGATCGCCGCAGAGAACGCGCGGGTCAGCACCTCGCTGGAGGCGCTCCGCCGACGGCTGGAAGCAGAGCCGGATGTTGCCGGCGTGACATTCGTCGACGCGTTGCCCCTGGACGGTCATGTCCATCGGCGCCTCGAAGTGGAGGCCCTCCCGGAAAACCCATCCTCCGTGGTGACAACGGCAGTGATCGATCCGTCGTACTTCGCCGTGCTGCAGGCGCCAATCATATGGGGCCGCGCGTTCAGTGGCGCGGACCTCTCTCCGGACGCTCACGTGGTGATCGTCGATCAGGGATTCGTGGACCTCGTGATGGGCGGGCGGAATCCGGTCGGTCATCGCGTGCGCTTCCGCTCGTCGCAGACGTCCGACACGAGCGCGGTCCAGCAGCCATGGTACGAGATCGTCGGTCTGGTGAAGGAGCTCGGCATGGGGAGCGCCGCACAGTCGCAGCGGCCGGCGGGCGTGTACCTGCCCGCCGTTCCGGGAAGCCAGGGCGCCCTCAACCTGATCGTGCATGGCCGCGGGGACCCACTGGCGCTCGCACCACGCGTTCGCCAGCTGGCGACGGCAGTCGACCCGGCGATCCGGGTCGAGCAGATGACGCGTCTCGACCAAGTGGTGACTCCACTGCTCTGGTTCCTCGGCCTGTGGATGAAGATCATCATCGGTCTTACGGCGGTCACCCTTCTGCTCTCGCTGTCAGGGATCTACGCAGTGCTGTCGTACATCGTCGCCCGCCGTACGCGCGAGATCGGGGTGCGCGTGGCACTGGGTGCGACCGCGCGGCGGGTGATTACGGCCATCTTCAGGCGCCCGCTGATTCAGGTCGCCATGGGTGTAATCGCGGGAAGCGGCCTGATCGCCCTGGCGTCGGTCGGCATTCAGAACACGACCCAGTTCAGCGGGACCGAGACCGGGGGTCTGACGCCCGCCGGTGTTGCGCTGCTCATCGGCTACGCGATCCTCATGCTCGGCGTGTGCATGCTCGCCTGCGTCGTACCGACCCTTCGCGTGCTCCGACTGCAGCCGACCGAAGCACTGAGGGCGGACTGA